The Coregonus clupeaformis isolate EN_2021a chromosome 37, ASM2061545v1, whole genome shotgun sequence sequence cagctgtaatcgctgccaaaggtgattctaacatttattcactcaggggtgtgaatacttctgtaaataaggtttttctgtatttaattttctatacatttacaaacatttcaaaaaacatgtttccactttgtcattatggggtattgtgtgtaagtatttaatgcattttaaattcaggctgtaacacaacaaaatgtggaataagtcaaggggtatgaatactttctgaaggcactgtattatagTTATGCTCACATGCAGTGGCCGGCGGTCAGAGCCCAGCAGCTATCGATGAGCACCGCTCCACAGATGTGCCTGTATGACTGGCTGGAGCTCTTGGGTCGGACCTGTAGGGACAGCTGCCAGGGCTGGGCTCCAGGGATGGCTTTCAAGCCTCCGTAGATCCTGGTGATGGCCTTCTTCGGCTGGGGCTTTCCACATGTGGTGAACTGCTTATCAGAGGTGAGGCTGGCTGTGGTCAGTCCTGGGGCTCCACTGGGCTTTGGCGCTGTAGGCTTCTCTGGACCTGctgagggtttggccggtgttgGTTTTGGCTTGGGTGGTGTAGTAGTGGGATTGGGACCAGCAGTAGGCTTGGTAGTTGTAGTAGTGGTGTTGGGACCAGCAGTAGGCtttgtagttgtagtagtgggCTTGGTAGTTATAGTAGGGGGCTTGGGACCAGCAGTAGGCTTGGTAGTTATAGTAGTGGGCTTGGGACCAGCAGTAGGCTTGGTAGTTATAGTAGTGGGCTTGGGACCAGCAGTAGGCTTGGTAGTTATAGTAGTGGGCTTGGGACCAGCAGTAGGCTTGGTAGTTGTAGTAGTGGGCTTGGTagttgtagtagttgtagtagtgggCTTGGGACCAGTAGCACACTTCCTGACATCACAGTGATCCCACAGCAGCGCCCGCCCTCTTCTTATGAAACACCATGGCTTAGTGTCACCATCTGGGTTTCTGGACCAGGCAATACACAACAGTAAACAGCAGAGTTAAGTGTATACAGCAATAGGTTTGAGTGAGAGAGATAAGTATATAAGGTGTCTTTTAATATTTATACTCTACCGATGTATTGTATAGCAAATGTCAATCATTATTAAAGATAATTTATTAAACCTGGGCCTTTTATtaaaaagcatctcagagtaggactgctgttctaggatcaggtccccctgtccatataattgtattcatcattatctaaaaggctaaactgatcctacatCATCACTCATACTCTGAGACTCtatgtgaatatgggcccagaccTGCAGAAGTTATGAGGGCCCAGTCCATCGTCATCCTCAAAGTCATTGAAGGGATCAACGCCTTTCTTCAGGATGAAATGGGAGTTCCAGTAGAGACATTCATCTCCATCATCTGTCTCACTCACGTTGCCGCGATACGACTCCCCTTCATCCTTGAGCTTGTAACAGTCATTTGGGCCTAGTCAAGATGATGACATTTACATCCAGTCAGTATATCAGGAACGGCTCAACCATTCCATTTAAATTCTAGCAatttagtaaactgaaattccaattccatttTCTTCAACAAATTTCGGTTTAGTTCCTGAAATGGATATGAACCCAACTCTATTGGCTGACTGAAGAGCTGGAATGTACTGTATTTATTTACCAACATGACAGAAACTTCCCTTGAAGCCTTCTGGGCAGAGGCAGTCAAAGTCCATGCCGTCCCTGACGCACAAGCCTCCATTCTTACAAGGGTTAGGCTGACACACCGCAACTGGAAGAGAAACGTGATTACAGAAACCATGCTTAGCTAGAAATGACCAAAATATTCCATAGTATACATTGCTATTTTCTTCAATTACCCAAAAAATGAAAGAGGATAATAATTGGATGAATTTATGAGGACACTCATCATTCACTTCAGAGGCCAGAGGTTAGAAGGGCTCTCACATGATTTGCAGTCTGGGGGCAGGAAGGGCTGCTTGCACTTGCACTCGTAGAAAGGTGGTTTAGAGGTCAACACACATTCGCCACGCCCACATGTGCCCGTCTTACACCTTTTGGGCCCTGTAAGAACAAATCAGATTCAAATCAGTTCATTCCATAATGTGGTGTCAAGGCAAATGTGGCATAATCTTTGTTGTAATAATaatcccttggagagttcatcaatgagctcgacgccttgataagttccttccctgaggatggctcacccctcacagttttgggggatttcaacctccctatgtccacatttgactcatttctctctgcctccttctttccactcctctcctcttttgacctcaccctctcaccgtccccccctactcacaaggcaggcaatacgcctgacctcatcttcactagatgctgctcctctactaatctcactgcaactcccctccatttctccgaccactactttgtttccttttctctctcgctctcctcccacactactcactctgcccctacacagatggtaatgcgccgccgcaaccttcgctctctctctcccactactctctcctcttccatcctatcatctctcccctctgctcaatccttctccctccaatctcctgattctgcctcctcaaccctcctctcctccctttctgcatcctttgactctctgtgtcccctatcctcccggccggctcggtcctccccctccagctccgtggcttgatgactcattgcgagctcacagaacagagctccgggcagcggagcggaaatggaagaaaactaaactccctgccgacctggcatcttttcctccctcctctctacattttcttcatctgtttctgctgctaaggccaccttctaccactctaaattccaagcatctgcctctaaccctaggaagctctttgccacattttcctccctcctgaatcctccccccctcctctctctctgtggatgacttcgtcaaccactttgaaaagaaggttgacgacatccgatcctcgtttgttaagtctaataacactgctggtcctgctcacactgccctaccctatgctttgacttctttctccctctctctccagataaaatcctgcgacttgtgactgcaggccgcccaacaacctgcccgcttgaccccatccccctcctcccttctccagaccatctccggtgaccttctcccctacctcacctcgctgatcaactcatccttgaccgctggccatgtcccttccgtcttcaagagagcgagagttgctccccttctcaaaaaaccaacactcgaccccactgatgtcaacaactacagaccagtatcccttctttcttttctttccaaaactattgagcgtgccgtctttagccaactctcttgctatctctctcagaatgaccttcttgatccaaaccaatcaggtttcaggactggtcattcaactgagactgctcttctctgtgtcacggagactctccgcactgctaaagctaactctctctcctctgctcttgtccttctagacctgtctgctgcctttgatactgtgaaccatcagatcctcctctccaccctctccgagatgggcatctccggcgcggctcactcctggattgcgtccctacctgaccggtcgctcctaccaagtggcgtggcgggaagctgtctccgcaccacgtgctctcaccactggtgtcccccagggatcggttctgggccctctccttttctccctatacaccaagtcacttggctctgtcatatcctcacatggtctctcctatcattgctacgctgacgatacacaactaatcttctcctttcccccttctgataaccaggtggcgaatcgcatctctgcatgtctggcagacatatcagtatggatgacggatcaccacctcaagctgaaccctggcaagacggagctgctcttcctcccggggaaggactgcccgttccatgatctcgccatcacggttgacaactccgctgtgtcctcctcccagagtgcgaagagcctaggcgtgaccctggacaacaccctgtcgttctccgccaacatcaaggcggtgacccgcctcctgcaggttcatgctctacaacattcggagagtgcgaccctgccttacacaggaagcggcgcaggtcctggtccaggcacttgtcatctcccgtctggactactgcaactcgctgttggctgggctccctgcctgtgccattaaacccctacaactcatccagaatgccgcagcccgtctggtgttcaaccttcccaagttctctcacgtcacccccctcctccgcacactccactggcttccagttgaagctcgcatccgctacaagaccatggtgcttgcctatggagcagtgaggggaacggcacctctgtaccttcaggctctgatcagtccctacacccaaacgaggacattgcgttcatccacctctggcctgctggctcccttcctctgcggaagcatagctcccgctcagcccagtcaaaactgttcgctgctctggcaccccaatggtggaacaagctccctcacgacgccaggacagcggagtcactcaccaccttccggagacatttgaaaccccacctctttaaggaatacctgggataggataaagtattccttctaaccccccccaaattgtaaagtggttatcccactggctatagggtgaacgcaccaatttgtgagtcgctctggctaagagcgtctgctaaatgacgttaatgtgcccctgagcaaggcacttaaccctaattgctcctgtaagtcgctctggttaagagcgtctgctaaatgactaaaatgtaaatgtaaaaatgttgtaAATATGTTTTGGTGTTAAAACACAAAAACTATTTAAAATCTACTATACAAGCCAAGCACTAAAGTACAAATCTT is a genomic window containing:
- the habp2 gene encoding hyaluronan-binding protein 2 isoform X2, which encodes MNSKLLFFCIFLVLLILPVQLHKHEKHEKHMKQEKHNKKPERKYRRFEDILKDPFFEIVDEPGEDDSDDPDWLYELQEPHGQCNPNPCLNNGVCEQKGKKFKCDCAKPFKGKKCQKGPKRCKTGTCGRGECVLTSKPPFYECKCKQPFLPPDCKSFAVCQPNPCKNGGLCVRDGMDFDCLCPEGFKGSFCHVGPNDCYKLKDEGESYRGNVSETDDGDECLYWNSHFILKKGVDPFNDFEDDDGLGPHNFCRNPDGDTKPWCFIRRGRALLWDHCDVRKCATGPKPTTTTTTTTKPTTTTTKPTAGPKPTTITTKPTAGPKPTTITTKPTAGPKPPTITTKPTTTTTKPTAGPNTTTTTTKPTAGPNPTTTPPKPKPTPAKPSAGPEKPTAPKPSGAPGLTTASLTSDKQFTTCGKPQPKKAITRIYGGLKAIPGAQPWQLSLQVRPKSSSQSYRHICGAVLIDSCWALTAGHCIDPKDQMQVVAGSLTLGTDVPIGQTIQVEKATRHENYKETSAAVYNDIALLKLKTTDGRCARESQFVKAACLPDSSFPDGTECTISGWGATKDSVYGSNHLQDAQVLLISQKSCSSSKVYGSTIDNTMFCAGYLQGGADSCQGDSGGPLTCNKEGTHFIYGIVSWGDQCGLKNKPGVYTRVSHYLDWIKSKTQAA
- the habp2 gene encoding hyaluronan-binding protein 2 isoform X1, with translation MNSKLLFFCIFLVLLILPVQLHKHEKHEKHMKQEKHNKKPERKYRRFEDILKDPFFEIVDEPGEDDSDDPDWLYELQEPHGQCNPNPCLNNGVCEQKGKKFKCDCAKPFKGKKCQKGPKRCKTGTCGRGECVLTSKPPFYECKCKQPFLPPDCKSFAVCQPNPCKNGGLCVRDGMDFDCLCPEGFKGSFCHVGPNDCYKLKDEGESYRGNVSETDDGDECLYWNSHFILKKGVDPFNDFEDDDGLGPHNFCRNPDGDTKPWCFIRRGRALLWDHCDVRKCATGPKPTTTTTTTTKPTTTTTKPTAGPKPTTITTKPTAGPKPTTITTKPTAGPKPTTITTKPTAGPKPPTITTKPTTTTTKPTAGPNTTTTTTKPTAGPNPTTTPPKPKPTPAKPSAGPEKPTAPKPSGAPGLTTASLTSDKQFTTCGKPQPKKAITRIYGGLKAIPGAQPWQLSLQVRPKSSSQSYRHICGAVLIDSCWALTAGHCIDPKDQMQVVAGSLTLGTDVPIGQTIQVEKATRHENYKETSAAVYNDIALLKLKTTDGRCARESQFVKAACLPDSSFPDGTECTISGWGATKDSVYGSNHLQDAQVLLISQKSCSSSKVYGSTIDNTMFCAGYLQGGADSCQGDSGGPLTCNKEGTHFIYGIVSWGDQCGLKNKPGVYTRVSHYLDWIKSKTQAA